A stretch of Passer domesticus isolate bPasDom1 chromosome 23, bPasDom1.hap1, whole genome shotgun sequence DNA encodes these proteins:
- the SLC37A2 gene encoding glucose-6-phosphate exchanger SLC37A2 isoform X1 gives MRAALAPGVRLLRALPRDSRYRGLTLVLTFLSYASYHLSRKPISIVKSQLHPNCSALGPNPHNDSNSTTWCSWAPFDGDNYKELFGALDNAFLVAYAIGMFISGIFGERLPLRYYLSGGMVMSGLFTLLFGLGYFWDIHVLWYFIVVQVCNGLVQTTGWPAVVACVGNWFGKGKRGFIMGIWNSHTSVGNILGSLIAGAWVSSAWGLSFVVPGIIITIVGVICFFFLVEYPEDVDCNPPLHHTAADEDPGGVTTSEKDPEAVISNEGPLSLSGQCSVDHSKSTKEPAEEPEAISFLGALRIPGVVEFSLCLLFAKLVSYTFLYWLPLYIVNVAHFGAKEAGDLSTLFDVGGILGGIFAGLISDYTGGRATTCCVMLVVAAPMLFLYNHVGQNGIGTSIAMLIICGALVNGPYALITTAVSADLGTHESLKGNAKALSTVTAIIDGTGSVGAALGPLLAGLISPTGWNNVFYMLIAADVLACLLLARVVVKEARGWCGSMARQRGSSVQLTESVMDGK, from the exons CTATCGGGGACTGACCCTGGTACTGACCTTCCTCTCCTACGCCAGCTACCACCTCTCCCGAAAGCCCATCAGCATCGTCAAG agccagctgcaCCCCAACTGCTCAGCCTTGGGCCCGAACCCCCACAATGACTCCAACAGCACCACCTGGTGCAGCTGGGCCCCCTTTG ATGGGGACAACTACAAGGAACTTTTTGGGGCGCTGGATAATGCCTTCCTGGTGGCCTACGCCATCGGGATGTTTATCAG CGGCATTTTTGGGGAGCGCCTCCCTCTGCGCTACTACCTGTCGGGGGGAATGGTGATGAGCGGGCTCTTCACCCTCCTTTTCGGCCTCGGCTACTTCTGGGACATCCACGTCCTCTGGTACTTCATTGTCGTGCAG GTCTGCAATGGGCTGGTGCAGACAACAGGCTGGCCTGCTGTCGTGGCATGCGTTGGAAACTGGTTTGGCAAAGGAAA GAGAGGTTTCATCATGGGCATCTGGAACTCCCACACCTCCGTTGGCAACATCTTAGGGTCGCTCATCGCCGGTGCCTGGGTTtcctctgcctggggcctgtcCTTTGTGGTGCCTggcatcatcatcaccatcgtGGGCGTCATCTGCTTCTTCTTCCTCGTGGAGT ATCCTGAGGATGTTGACTGCAATCCTCCTCTGCATCAC ACGGCCGCTGATGAGGATCCTGGAGGAGTGACCACCAGTGAGAAGGATCCTGAAGCAGTCATCTCCAACGAGGGCCCACTCAGCCTCTCAGGCCAGTGCAGCGTGGATCACTCCAAGAGCACCAAGGAGCCAGCTGAGGAGCCCGAAGCCATCAGCTTCCTTGGGGCACTTCGGATACCT gGCGTAGTGGAGttctccctgtgcctgctctTTGCCAAGCTGGTGAGCTACACCTTCCTTTACTGGCTGCCCCTCTACATTGTCAACGTTG CTCATTTCGGTGCCAAGGAAGCCGGGGACCTGTCGACCCTCTTTGATGTCGGGGGTATTTTAG GGGGGATCTTCGCTGGCCTCATCTCTGACTACACTGGCGGCAGAGCCACCACGTGCTGCGTGATGCTGGTGGTCGCTGCTCCCATG CTGTTCCTGTATAACCATGTGGGCCAGAATGGCATTGGCACATCAATAG CAATGCTGATCATCTGTGGTGCTCTGGTTAACGGGCCCTACGCGCTCATCACGACAGCGGTGTCGGCAGATTTG GGCACCCATGAGTCTCTCAAAGGAAATGCCAAAGCCCTTTCGACGGTCACGGCCATCATCGACGGCACGGGATCTGTTG GTGCTGCGCTGGGGCCGCTGCTGGCCGGGCTCATCTCTCCCACGGGCTGGAATAACGTGTTTTACATGCTGATAGCAGCTGATGTCCTGGCTTGTCTG CTCCTGGCTCGCGTGGTGGTCAAGGAGGCCCGTGGCTGGTGTGGCTCCATGGCGAGGCAGAGAGG CTCTAGTGTGCAGCTAACAGAGTCAGTGATGGATGGGAAGTAG
- the SLC37A2 gene encoding glucose-6-phosphate exchanger SLC37A2 isoform X2 — protein sequence MRAALAPGVRLLRALPRDSRYRGLTLVLTFLSYASYHLSRKPISIVKSQLHPNCSALGPNPHNDSNSTTWCSWAPFDGDNYKELFGALDNAFLVAYAIGMFISGIFGERLPLRYYLSGGMVMSGLFTLLFGLGYFWDIHVLWYFIVVQVCNGLVQTTGWPAVVACVGNWFGKGKRGFIMGIWNSHTSVGNILGSLIAGAWVSSAWGLSFVVPGIIITIVGVICFFFLVEYPEDVDCNPPLHHTAADEDPGGVTTSEKDPEAVISNEGPLSLSGQCSVDHSKSTKEPAEEPEAISFLGALRIPGVVEFSLCLLFAKLVSYTFLYWLPLYIVNVAHFGAKEAGDLSTLFDVGGILGGIFAGLISDYTGGRATTCCVMLVVAAPMLFLYNHVGQNGIGTSIAMLIICGALVNGPYALITTAVSADLGTHESLKGNAKALSTVTAIIDGTGSVGAALGPLLAGLISPTGWNNVFYMLIAADVLACLLLARVVVKEARGWCGSMARQRGFKEF from the exons CTATCGGGGACTGACCCTGGTACTGACCTTCCTCTCCTACGCCAGCTACCACCTCTCCCGAAAGCCCATCAGCATCGTCAAG agccagctgcaCCCCAACTGCTCAGCCTTGGGCCCGAACCCCCACAATGACTCCAACAGCACCACCTGGTGCAGCTGGGCCCCCTTTG ATGGGGACAACTACAAGGAACTTTTTGGGGCGCTGGATAATGCCTTCCTGGTGGCCTACGCCATCGGGATGTTTATCAG CGGCATTTTTGGGGAGCGCCTCCCTCTGCGCTACTACCTGTCGGGGGGAATGGTGATGAGCGGGCTCTTCACCCTCCTTTTCGGCCTCGGCTACTTCTGGGACATCCACGTCCTCTGGTACTTCATTGTCGTGCAG GTCTGCAATGGGCTGGTGCAGACAACAGGCTGGCCTGCTGTCGTGGCATGCGTTGGAAACTGGTTTGGCAAAGGAAA GAGAGGTTTCATCATGGGCATCTGGAACTCCCACACCTCCGTTGGCAACATCTTAGGGTCGCTCATCGCCGGTGCCTGGGTTtcctctgcctggggcctgtcCTTTGTGGTGCCTggcatcatcatcaccatcgtGGGCGTCATCTGCTTCTTCTTCCTCGTGGAGT ATCCTGAGGATGTTGACTGCAATCCTCCTCTGCATCAC ACGGCCGCTGATGAGGATCCTGGAGGAGTGACCACCAGTGAGAAGGATCCTGAAGCAGTCATCTCCAACGAGGGCCCACTCAGCCTCTCAGGCCAGTGCAGCGTGGATCACTCCAAGAGCACCAAGGAGCCAGCTGAGGAGCCCGAAGCCATCAGCTTCCTTGGGGCACTTCGGATACCT gGCGTAGTGGAGttctccctgtgcctgctctTTGCCAAGCTGGTGAGCTACACCTTCCTTTACTGGCTGCCCCTCTACATTGTCAACGTTG CTCATTTCGGTGCCAAGGAAGCCGGGGACCTGTCGACCCTCTTTGATGTCGGGGGTATTTTAG GGGGGATCTTCGCTGGCCTCATCTCTGACTACACTGGCGGCAGAGCCACCACGTGCTGCGTGATGCTGGTGGTCGCTGCTCCCATG CTGTTCCTGTATAACCATGTGGGCCAGAATGGCATTGGCACATCAATAG CAATGCTGATCATCTGTGGTGCTCTGGTTAACGGGCCCTACGCGCTCATCACGACAGCGGTGTCGGCAGATTTG GGCACCCATGAGTCTCTCAAAGGAAATGCCAAAGCCCTTTCGACGGTCACGGCCATCATCGACGGCACGGGATCTGTTG GTGCTGCGCTGGGGCCGCTGCTGGCCGGGCTCATCTCTCCCACGGGCTGGAATAACGTGTTTTACATGCTGATAGCAGCTGATGTCCTGGCTTGTCTG CTCCTGGCTCGCGTGGTGGTCAAGGAGGCCCGTGGCTGGTGTGGCTCCATGGCGAGGCAGAGAGG GTTTAAGGAGTTCTGA